Below is a window of Neodiprion virginianus isolate iyNeoVirg1 chromosome 4, iyNeoVirg1.1, whole genome shotgun sequence DNA.
CAGTGGCAAAGGGGAATTGACACGAGCACGGTCGaggtcgagcaaaaggcaatgcgcgtcgtcccggagtcgatcggcGGAAGAGGGACATGACATAAGAACGATCGaggtcgagcaaaaggcaatgcgcgtcgtcccagagtcgatccgtggcagtggggacttgacacgagcagcgtcagagtggagcaggaggcaatGCAGGGCGTCCGGCAGTTGATTTCAGGCCGTGAGGACGTGTGACGATTACGGTCAAAGATGCGCACGTGGTAATGCGTATCGCCCGGAAGTCGATCCCGTTTTTCTAAATTCGTGGGTGATTAATTTTCgagtatgaaaaatatgaaatcaaatgattaattttttatcgatctGTGTGTTTCCTTAAAACTTCCCAACAAGTTCCAATCCATTGTTTAAATGTTCCGAAATACAATCCATAAAGTACATCGAATGGCATTTTTTGAGGGAATAATATTTCCATTATCATTAAAGTGAGCGAATAATGAGAAAATGtataggattttttcaataattacacttatttttaagaattctgattattgtaaaaattttttcaacattttttttttccagaagtaaaccgaaaattttgaaatgtataaataaaatatgaatcataaatttatttataatttttttattttaattaattatatatatataaacagatgttacattattataattcatgttcaaaaattagaaatatgaaatcaaataactAATCATATATCCATCTGTATGTTTccttcaaacttttcaataagttaCAATCCATTGtgtaaatgttccaaattataATCCATGAAGTacattaaatggcattttttgattgaatgatattattatcataattattgtgtgagcgaataatgaaaaaatgcgacggatttttttaataattatggtcatttttgagaaatttaatgactgtaaaaattttttttccaacattttccTTCTTTAGGAggtaaattcaaatatataatatatatgaatgtaatatagataataaatttatttgtgattattttattaaattaattatatatttacacgaatgatacattaatataatcgaatataaatggaggcaactgaattaaataattcaatgatatgaaaaataatttacctctataattaatttttctgaaattaaagaataattagctttgaagaatcaagaatatgaaattaaatattcaattatatatttatctctgtgtttatttcaatttcgcCACACACGTTTCCTTCggtcaataaaatattttctataataaAAAGAcagaatacaaaattattatcacaactaataaattgaagaaacgcATTTGAAAAGATGGGACTGCGATGTGTGGAATCAATAACCGTCAGGTCAAAGTTTCCACGTTTTCTGTTTCTAGATGTAAAGCTCAAATTACATCAACTTGGGTGATTACCTGCGAGTAGAGAGTTAGATTTCTGTATCTGAATGGCGAgtaaaaatgatatataaaaaaaaaaagaaaaaaaaagcaatgaGTGGACATGgcaatatatatgtttatcaGTCCAAAGAATAACGCAAATCTAAACAGGAAAAAACTTTCCAATCAAGACCATAAACTGCTACCATaagatttcaatattttttaatattaaaaaacgtTCGCCTCACAGATAACCTTGATTTGTCGAATCTCACGTCAACTCTATATAGGTATACTATATCCGAATGAGATAATCCAATGATTACTGATCAAATATACACATGTTACAATTCAGTATGGAGGTGGGAACTTTTTCCTTAtatgattcaaaaaattgtacagcATTTCGCAATTTGAACTAAACGtttggtttttattttcattccttatttatttgttgtgtggtcaaaaaatttcaagttgtTACCTGGTTTCAAGTCGTAGTGAATGACAGGTGGTTTTATTTCGTTGAGGTACTTCAGTGCAGAAACAACCTGCATGACAATTGATTTCGCTTCCCTCTCCGGTATAGTTTTATGCTAATAAATACATAgatttaaatgaatttaataTACAGCACATGGAAGATCCAAGACGTGTTTTTAAACATTCGGATGTATTTCTCAAAGACTGATCAACTCACCTGTTTGAGGCAGAAGCCTAAATCATGACCATCACAGTACTCTAACACTGTACAGAACGAGTTGGCATCAATCTCAAACACGTCGTACAATTTAACAACACGTGGATGATCTAGTGCCTTGTGTATATTGTATTCCCGCAGCGCGTGCctgaaagaataataaatatttgtggCGTGGGTTGGTTTAATTACAGCCTTTCTCTAGAACAAACTCCCGAGTCACATTATATCATTCATCTTGAAAAACAGATCATCCATTATTGTACTCACTTTATATAGTTAGcttttttgtcttctttccAGTCTTTATTAAGTTGATGTACCTTGCACGCTACGTAGCGTTGTTCCTTCAGATCAAATGCCTGTAAATGATATAAGCAGATCAGGTACAAGTCTAATAATTGGAGCTTGAATTCCTGTAAATATTGTTCGTAATAAGTGGTGAGTGATAACAACACTTCTGATataatggaaaagaaaaaaaattccaatttagAATACCACGCACGCGTGCATTCACACATAGTATTTCACGTTTTCATATAATCTGTCCAAATTATTGCCTTATGGACTTCGCTAAAGCCGCCTTTGCCTAATAGCATGAGTAAAAGGTATCGCTCGTTGAGTACAGGATGAGAGTTGAAGCGCGATTGGTCCTCGTTGTGTATACGTTTCAGTTCTCTAATATGCAAGTTACGTTCTCGTTCAAGCTTCTCCATCTCGAGTTGCAGATCTGCGTCTTCTTTCTTCAGTGCACTTTGCCTCAGCTTCAAAAGAGAACAGAGAAAGCGGAAAACAAGCAATTAGTAAACAAGAATGAATACAAAGTTCTAACATTTTACGAAGGTTCTTGGAGAGTTACGCTTTTACTATTATTtacgattaaaaatattctcctTATTTTAAAGAGCGTAAGAAAAAGATGGGGCACATTTAAAGCATCAGTAAATTATCTTACCTTGAGTATTTCATCAGCCTCGTAGTATTCCTGCCACGTATACGATCCTGGCACAGCGTCCGGCTTTAGAAACGTAGCTTCGGTACCATTATGCAAAGAAGGTTGAGGTTGGCTCCGTTTCCGTCCCGTCTCACTATTAGATGGCCTTTTTTCAGAAGCAATTTCTTCTGCTTAtcaatttcttctctttccaACGTTATTTCTTCTTGCCGTCGCGCCAATTCTTGAAAAGCGTATCCGTCCGTccaattttcttgaaaagttGCTCCTACCCTCTGAGTCACAAACTGACCTAGCCTCAGTCTATTTTGCATGCACTTTTGTCtagcttcttttttttctatgtttgatttttcttttaataacTTCTTTACAACGTCTATACACTTATTTATATGCGATTTGTGCTGCTCAATCACTTTCTGCTGATTAGCCATTTGATGCCTAAGTTCCTCTGTTGTCTGGAAAACGTGTAAAATCCGTTAATACCTCAATCAAGTTATCCTAGACAGGAATGGTTATTTAGTTGTAAACTGTAAAAGTTACTTGTTTTTTATGCGAATAAATTGacacgtaaaaaaattgtaggtTAAATAAAGTGTTCAGCAATTGACTTCATAGTTCGACAAAACTTTGATACTGTACTTACTCGGTTCAAttcgtcaattttattattacgtaaCTCCAGATCTGAAGACGCTTGTGTTTCAAATTCCTGTATCCTCTGGCAAGTGAGCTCCGTCTGAAAATAACGCAAACAGTCCTTAGAGATTCGTGACCTCTTACCAATGTAACGTTTGATACATTTGTCAGCACAGTTTCATAAATAGCAGTTACTACCTTGTTGCATTACGAAAAAATCATATTACATTAAAACAGAGAAacgatgtttgaaaataattactccGAATCTTTTTAACAGGCTCAGAAATTAGTTTTCGAGAAAGTGGTGAAAGTCGGAAGTGTGATTTGTGGTACTTTTCGACAAAATGTTGATTTCATAGAATATTACAGAATTAAGATAGAATAATTGTTACTTTGTGAAATATAGTTCAAACAAGATGTAGAAATATATCT
It encodes the following:
- the LOC124302822 gene encoding LOW QUALITY PROTEIN: serine/threonine-protein kinase tousled-like 2 (The sequence of the model RefSeq protein was modified relative to this genomic sequence to represent the inferred CDS: inserted 1 base in 1 codon), whose product is MQPPRPHPQPPPPPPPASTQPASSMGSKQVQTELTCQRIQEFETQASSDLELRNNKIDELNRTTEELRHQMANQQKVIEQHKSHINKCIDVVKKLLKEKSNIEKKEARQKCMQNRLRLGQFVTQRVGATFQENWTDGYAFQELARRQEEITLEREEIDKQKKLLLXKRPSNSETGRKRSQPQPSLHNGTEATFLKPDAVPGSYTWQEYYEADEILKLRQSALKKEDADLQLEMEKLERERNLHIRELKRIHNEDQSRFNSHPVLNERYLLLMLLGKGGFSEVHKAFDLKEQRYVACKVHQLNKDWKEDKKANYIKHALREYNIHKALDHPRVVKLYDVFEIDANSFCTVLEYCDGHDLGFCLKQHKTIPEREAKSIVMQVVSALKYLNEIKPPVIHYDLKPENILLTEGNVCGEIEINTE